A single genomic interval of Anser cygnoides isolate HZ-2024a breed goose chromosome 7, Taihu_goose_T2T_genome, whole genome shotgun sequence harbors:
- the SLC29A3 gene encoding equilibrative nucleoside transporter 3 isoform X1, which produces MLGTMQPAASTFPPDDEPLLEEPPGGRKPGDHSNGAYVIFFLLGIGSLLPWNFFITAKHYWVYKLQNCSEQAGQAPSDLRDYFESYISIASTVPSVLCLVGNFLLVNKVPASVRILASLFVMLSVFLVITVLVKVDTSAWTPLFFGLTLACVVVVSGASTVFTSSILGLSSRFPMRNSQALISGQAMGGTLSAIASLVDLAAAADVTDSALAYFLTADIFIVVCIMVYLLLPRLQYSRYYLRSHQESPSPATVLPGDPVGDEAEPGGTASSVLLPGRPGVPPLRPILRKTAALGSCLFYVFFVSIIIFPSLSSNIESVHKTSGSPWSTKYFVPLTSFLLYNFADWCGRQITAWIQAPGPNSKLLPALVLLRTIFLPLFILSNYQPRAHIQTVLFARDAYPVAFTALLGLSNGYLGTLAIVYGPKIVPKELAEAAGVVMTLYLVLGLALGSACSVLIVHLI; this is translated from the exons ATGCTGGG CACCATGCAGCCGGCAGCCAGCACCTTTCCCCCAGACGATGAGCCCCTGCTGGAGGAGCCTCCCGGCGGGCGAAAGCCAGGCGACCACTCCAATGGGGCTTacgtgatttttttcctgctgggcATCgggtccctgctgccctggaaTTTTTTCATCACCGCCAAGCACTACTGGGTGTACAAGCTGCAGAACTGCTCGGAGCAGGCGGGACAGGCACCCTCGGACCTGCGG GACTATTTTGAGAGTTACATCTCCATCGCTTCCACCGTGCCCTCAGTGCTGTGCCTGGTTGGAAACTTCCTGCTGGTCAACAA GGTGCCCGCCAGCGTCCGCATCCTGGCCTCGCTCTTCGTCATGCTCTCCGTCTTCCTGGTGATCACGGTGCTGGTGAAGGTCGACACATCAGCCTGGACCCCCCTCTTCTTCGGCCTCACCCTCGCCTGCGTGGTGGTGGTCAGCGGCGCCTCCACCGTCTtcaccagcagcatcctgggcCTGAGCAGCCGCTTCCCCATGAGGAACTCGCAGGCACTGATCTCAG GTCAGGCCATGGGCGGCACGCTCAGCGCCATCGCGTCCCTCGTCGacctggcggcggcggccgatGTGACTGACAGCGCCCTGGCTTACTTCCTCACCGCCGACATCTTCATCGTCGTCTGCATCATGGTCTACCTCCTGCTGCCCCGcctgcagtactccag atattacTTGAGAAGCCACCAGGAGAGCCCGTCCCCAGCCACCGTGCTGCCTGGTGACCCCGTGGGGGACGAGGCAGAGCCGGGAGGCACCGCgagcagcgtgctgctgcccgGCCGCCCCGGCGTCCCCCCGCTGCGCCCCATCCTGCGCAAGACGGCTGCCCTGGGCTCCTGCCTCTTCTACGTCTTCTTTGTCTCCATCATCATCTTCCCATCCCTCTCCTCCAACATCGAGTCCGTCCACAAGACCTCAGGGAGCCCGTGGAGCACCAAGTACTTTgtgcccctcaccagcttcctCCTGTACAACTTTGCCGACTGGTGCGGGCGGCAGATCACCGCCTGGATCCAGGCGCCAGGCCCCAACAGCAAGCTGCTGCCCGCCCTGGTCCTCCTCAGGAccatcttcctccccctcttcaTCCTCAGCAACTACCAGCCCCGGGCTCACATCCAGACGGTGCTCTTCGCCCGCGACGCCTACCCGGTGGCCTTCACGGCGCTGCTGGGGCTCAGCAACGGCTACCTGGGCACGCTGGCCATCGTCTACGGCCCCAAGATCGTGCCGAAGGAGCTGGCCGAGGCAGCGGGGGTGGTGATGACGTTGTacctggtgctggggctggccctgggCTCCGCGTGCTCTGTGCTCATCGTGCACCTCATCTAG
- the SLC29A3 gene encoding equilibrative nucleoside transporter 3 isoform X2: MQPAASTFPPDDEPLLEEPPGGRKPGDHSNGAYVIFFLLGIGSLLPWNFFITAKHYWVYKLQNCSEQAGQAPSDLRDYFESYISIASTVPSVLCLVGNFLLVNKVPASVRILASLFVMLSVFLVITVLVKVDTSAWTPLFFGLTLACVVVVSGASTVFTSSILGLSSRFPMRNSQALISGQAMGGTLSAIASLVDLAAAADVTDSALAYFLTADIFIVVCIMVYLLLPRLQYSRYYLRSHQESPSPATVLPGDPVGDEAEPGGTASSVLLPGRPGVPPLRPILRKTAALGSCLFYVFFVSIIIFPSLSSNIESVHKTSGSPWSTKYFVPLTSFLLYNFADWCGRQITAWIQAPGPNSKLLPALVLLRTIFLPLFILSNYQPRAHIQTVLFARDAYPVAFTALLGLSNGYLGTLAIVYGPKIVPKELAEAAGVVMTLYLVLGLALGSACSVLIVHLI, translated from the exons ATGCAGCCGGCAGCCAGCACCTTTCCCCCAGACGATGAGCCCCTGCTGGAGGAGCCTCCCGGCGGGCGAAAGCCAGGCGACCACTCCAATGGGGCTTacgtgatttttttcctgctgggcATCgggtccctgctgccctggaaTTTTTTCATCACCGCCAAGCACTACTGGGTGTACAAGCTGCAGAACTGCTCGGAGCAGGCGGGACAGGCACCCTCGGACCTGCGG GACTATTTTGAGAGTTACATCTCCATCGCTTCCACCGTGCCCTCAGTGCTGTGCCTGGTTGGAAACTTCCTGCTGGTCAACAA GGTGCCCGCCAGCGTCCGCATCCTGGCCTCGCTCTTCGTCATGCTCTCCGTCTTCCTGGTGATCACGGTGCTGGTGAAGGTCGACACATCAGCCTGGACCCCCCTCTTCTTCGGCCTCACCCTCGCCTGCGTGGTGGTGGTCAGCGGCGCCTCCACCGTCTtcaccagcagcatcctgggcCTGAGCAGCCGCTTCCCCATGAGGAACTCGCAGGCACTGATCTCAG GTCAGGCCATGGGCGGCACGCTCAGCGCCATCGCGTCCCTCGTCGacctggcggcggcggccgatGTGACTGACAGCGCCCTGGCTTACTTCCTCACCGCCGACATCTTCATCGTCGTCTGCATCATGGTCTACCTCCTGCTGCCCCGcctgcagtactccag atattacTTGAGAAGCCACCAGGAGAGCCCGTCCCCAGCCACCGTGCTGCCTGGTGACCCCGTGGGGGACGAGGCAGAGCCGGGAGGCACCGCgagcagcgtgctgctgcccgGCCGCCCCGGCGTCCCCCCGCTGCGCCCCATCCTGCGCAAGACGGCTGCCCTGGGCTCCTGCCTCTTCTACGTCTTCTTTGTCTCCATCATCATCTTCCCATCCCTCTCCTCCAACATCGAGTCCGTCCACAAGACCTCAGGGAGCCCGTGGAGCACCAAGTACTTTgtgcccctcaccagcttcctCCTGTACAACTTTGCCGACTGGTGCGGGCGGCAGATCACCGCCTGGATCCAGGCGCCAGGCCCCAACAGCAAGCTGCTGCCCGCCCTGGTCCTCCTCAGGAccatcttcctccccctcttcaTCCTCAGCAACTACCAGCCCCGGGCTCACATCCAGACGGTGCTCTTCGCCCGCGACGCCTACCCGGTGGCCTTCACGGCGCTGCTGGGGCTCAGCAACGGCTACCTGGGCACGCTGGCCATCGTCTACGGCCCCAAGATCGTGCCGAAGGAGCTGGCCGAGGCAGCGGGGGTGGTGATGACGTTGTacctggtgctggggctggccctgggCTCCGCGTGCTCTGTGCTCATCGTGCACCTCATCTAG